The stretch of DNA TGGGCGAAGCCATGCTCGGCCTTCCGGTCCTGGCAGGCGGCATGGGGGGTATTCACCATTTTGCAGGACCAACCGCAGGCTATCTGGCAGCTTTTCCAATCATTGCAGCACTGACCGGCTATCTCGCCGAGCGCGGCTGGAACGGACGAAATGTAGCTCTTGCCTTCGTGTCGTTCCTTGCCGCCAATCTTCTCTGCCTGGCCCTTGGCGCCCTCTGGCTTTCGAGCAGCATCGGCATTGAAAAAGCCGTCGCTTTTGGTGTCGTACCATTTATTATTGGCGCTTTCATCAAATCGGCTCTGGGAGCGGCGATCCTCAAAGCCACAACGCGCACACTCAAAGCATAACGTTCCTTTATGACGATACGCCTGCGGGGCCATCATCTTCTTTGCATGCTGACTTATGTCGGCAAGGGCTACAGTCCGGCTTTCGTGGAAAATTATGACACGATTGCCGACCGCCTCAGCAAGGGGGAAGACATTCTGCTCATCGATGGCCCTGATGACATTTGTGCGCCCCTGATTTGCGGGGGCGTCTGCCATTGCCATAATGAAAGCGTCTTAGGGCGTGACCGGCTGGCAATCGAAGATATAAGCCAGCTTGTGGGGCAACGGCTTCTGCCACAACAACCCTTTATGCTGGATGCAAAACGTCTTGCATCTATGCGCGATGCATTTGCCGATGGTTCATTGCGCAGGGCTTGTGTCGACTGCGAATGGCACGATCTGTGTACCAGGATCGCCATTACCGACAATTTCAACACTGTGAAAGTAACAAGGCCGCCCGTCTCAACGTGAGAGGGCGACCCATTTTACACCGGTTATTGATCGGTCCGTTTTCGTCGCGCCAACATATTAAGCGCTTCGACCAACGCCGAGAACCCCATGGCTGCGTAGATATAGCCCTTGGGCACATGATAGCCGAAGCCATCGGCGATCAGCGTCATGCCGATCATCAGCAGGAAGCCGAGCGCAAGCATGACGATGGTCGGATTTGCGGCAATAAAGCGCGATAGCGGATCGGCTGCCAGCAACATCACGGTAACAGCAGACACGACCGCAATCACCATGATGGCGATCTCATCGGTCATACCGACAGCGGTGATGATGGAATCCACCGAGAAAACCAGATCGAGAATAAGGATCTGGACAATAGCAGTTCCCATCGTAAGCTGGACCACCTTGCCGCCAATGTTTTCCTTGCTGTCATGCGGATCGACGGTGTGATGGATTTCCTTCGTCGCCTTCCAGACCAGAAACAGTCCGCCTGCAATCAGAATAATGTCGCGCCATGAGAAACCGTTACCGAAAATCTTGATAACCGGCTCGGTCAGTTGTACGATGATGGAAATGGTGAAGAGAAGCGCCAGACGCAGGATGAGCGCCGCACCAATACCAATTCGGCGCGCTTTCGATTGCAGATGCGGCGGCAGCTTGTTGGTGAGGATGGAGATGAAGATCAGATTGTCGATACCCAGCACGATTTCCATCGTCACCAGTGTAATCAGCGCGGCCCAGCCAGCCGGGCTCGAGAGGAATGCCAGATGCTCGGCAAAAAACTCCATGAAGACCTATCCTTTGTGAAACATGTCGCAAGAAGATAGGAACTCGAAATGGCCGTTCAACTCCTCGTGAAGAGAAAAATCACGCCCAGAAGTCAGGGAGGGTTTCCTCAAGCCGCGGACCGATGCGCAAAGGGGCTACTTTTTCAGCGAGGCCTGTACGGTCGGAAATTTCGATACATACACCGCAAATCGTGGCTTTTCCGCTGGCTGCTTCAAAACGGCCCTTGGGCACTTTGGACAAAAAGCGATTGAGCGGTTCTTCCTTGTCCATGCCGAGAGACGAATCATAATCGCCGCACATACCTGCATCCGACATATAGGCGGTGCCATTGCGCAAAATCTGGCAATCGGCGGTCGGCACATGCGTGTGGGTGCCGACAACGGCGCTGGCGCGACCATCGACAAAATGGCCGAAACATTGTTTTTCGCTGGTGGCTTCGGCATGAAAATCGAAGAATACGGCATCCGCCTGCTCACCAAGCGGACAGGCTTCAAGAATTTTTTCGGCAGCGATAAACGGGTCATCGAGATCGGGATGCATGAAAACGCGGCCCATCACGTTGGAAACCAGCACGCGCGCGCCGTTCTTTGCGATATAAAGCCCCTCGCCTTTACCAGCAGTGCCTTTGGGGAAATTTGCAGGCCGTAAAAAACGGTCTTCGCGTTTGGAGAAATCCAGCGCCTCGCGCTGATCCCAGACATGGTTTCCGGTCGTCACCACATCAGCGCCGGCACGGATGGTATCGTGAAAAATATCTTCCGTGATGCCAAAACCGCCTGCGGCGTTCTCGCCATTGACGATCACGAAATCGAGCTTCAGATCGGAAATCAGCCCCGGCAGCTTGTCATAAACCGCCGTGCGCCCCGACCGGCCCACCATATCCCCCAGAAAAAGTAATCTCATAAATGCGTCTTTATCAGTCCTGATCGAAGATGCGCAAGCCGGTCTCGGTCAGTATCTGGTGAAGAGCGATATCATGCGGCTCGTTGGGTACATGCTGAACCTCCTGACAATCAAAGCCCATCCCGACCAGCAACGGTTCCAGACCGCGCGCCGCAAAACCCGCCAGCGCACGATCATAATGACCGGCACCATAACCCAACCGATGCCCGCGCCGATCAAAAGCAGCAAGCGGCATCAGCATGATAGCCGGATCGACCAGCGGCGCATGCTCGTCCGGTCCCATCGTACCAAATCCAGTCTGGACAAGCTCTGCATCCGGCAGATATTCACGAAAGGCGATTGTGTCCCTGTCCAGCACCACCGGCAGGCAAAGCCGTGCACCATTGCTCCGCAAGAAAGACAATAGAGGCCGAGGGTCGATCTCTGAACGGATAGGCCAGTAACCGGCGACCATTGTACCAGCGGGTATTACGATGGCGGCTTCGGCTTTTTTAGCGGCAGAAAGAGAGGCTTCATAGTGGTAACGCGGGTCAAGCGCATCGCGCTGCGCCAGAACCTGACGCCGCAATGCCTGCTTATCCTGATTATGCTCCGCCACCATCCTCAAGCCTCTCCCGATTGCAACGCGATGCTGACAGTGGAACCGGATTAGACCATGCAGTCAAGGATTCCTTCACAGCGAAGCAGCCATCCGTTCGGACCGGTCGCGGATAACGCGCAGCACCACACCATGAAAATCATTGAGAAACACCTTGCCCCACCAATCGCAATAGAAATCGAACGGTGTCGCAATCTGGTAATGCGTGGTGAGGGTCAGGCGCGTGCGGCCATCGGGCAACGGCTCAAGCTGGTAATCGCCGCGGGCCAGCTTCAGATACCGGCTATCAACCTTGATATGCGCTTCAACTGCCTCTGGAATGGAATTGGGGCCAAAGCGGAAATCCCATGCCAGAAGCTTATTTTCTTCCCAGCGCGTGACAATTTCCTGAAAATTCACACCACGCGTCCATTGCAGCTCGCGCACCGCACCAATGCCTTCTCCTTCAATCCGCGCATCGAGCGGCTGCGGCACACCCAGAACACCGTGACTGAAGGTCCATGACAGCTCCTCGGCACGCACATTGCGAATTTCAACCGTCTGTTTCCAGACCTGTTCGGGGGGAGCCGCAATATCGATCACCGTGGTGACAGCACTCTCATGCAGCGTGTAGGCAATCTGTTGCTCAAACGGAAACACCAACAAAGGCAGCGCAATGACAAGCGTCGTCGAGCGGCGCGAACGCAATTGACGGATAATCCACAAAGTAAGTGCCGAGCCAAGCGCCGAAAACAAAATCAGAAAGGGTGCCGCCATGGCAACGCAAATACCTGCCTCGCGAAACAACACCATGCTGATCACGACCAGCCCGGCGATGATCGCAAGCCCGATCCGAACATGATGCCAGAGCCGCTTTTCAGCCCGCGGATCAGCGAGACTGGAGGCAAGGCTTGCCACCCCCATCGGCAACAATATAAGACCCGCGAAAAACGGCATCGTGTCCTTTGCCACATCCGACCAGATCAGCACATAAAGCAGCAGGCCATAGGCAAACGCCACCGGAACGGCAACAAACAATCTTTCTTTGGGGTCGGGCTTTCTGGGAGGCTCTTGCGGAGGGGGTGATGTCGACATGAGAAAATGAATTCCGTGAGATTGCCGTCTGTTTATGGACAATCCACAGCTAATGGCAAGCCCCGTCTTCTGCCTTCGGCAAACATGCTTCAGGCTCGACAAGGTGCAGAGGTAAAAGGAAAGGTGGCGACCGCGACGACCGATGGAAGAGATTGATCCCGGGAACCTACAACGTAGGTGGGCACCATATGCGAAGGCCCACAGGCCCTCACAGGGACAGTTCCCTTAGAGATCAATAAGGCCCCGGGGATGCTATTACTCCTGTCGGGAAGCGCAGTACACCACTGACCAATATAGTCGCTCGATGGTGACCGCACCAGTGGCTTGCAGCGCTTTAGCTAAAAATATTTTGCGAAATAATACGCTTACGAATTGCCGCGCGGCGTGATGCGTGAAGCAACCTGCTCCAGCCGCATTGCAACATCGCCGAGAACACCAGCCAGCGTTGTGTCATTGCTCTCCGCACGCGCCAATGCCTCTTCGCGCGAGCGACGCAAAGTCTCGACCTCGTTCTCAAGCGCTTTGACGCGCTTCTGCGTTTCAGAAAACTCATCCATGACCATGATACCGGCCATGACCGTCAGACGCAGATCGCCAATTTCACCAAAAGACGACTTGAGATGTGTGACATATTGATCGAAACGATCTGCAAGCCCGGAGAGGTGCTCTTCCTGTCCCTCGTCGCAGGCCATGCGATAAGCCTTGCCATCAATGGTAACGGTAACGGTTGCTATGATAGCCTCCTATCGGTCCAGAACGGCGCGGATCGTCTCCATGGCCGTCACAAGACGCCGTGAAACTTCCTTATTGGCAGCTTCAAGCCGCTCGGCCCGTGCTTCGGATTGATCGAGTTCGCGTGCAAGACGGCTGCGATCCGCATTCATCCGCTGCACTTCCTCCTCGGCTTCGGCGAAATCGCCTTCCTTGTCCAGCCGCAGCTCGACAGATTCTTCAAGCGTGTTGAGCGCCTTTTTCAGCCGATCCAGCACTTCTATGAGGGTTACTTCGGGTGCCATCCATATCCTTTCCGGTGTCCCGGCCCTGAAATCCACGTCGAAATTTGCGTTCCTTCGGTGCAACGCCGGTGCCACATGACAGACATCGAATCGCGTTTACCCGATTTGTCTCTTTGAAAAGACTGTAATAATCGACTGCCGGATAAGCAACAAATGAGGGGCCATGTAAGCCTTCATGCACTGTTTAATCGGTGCAAAACGGCTTTTCAGCGATTGCAGCCCACTTTTCACAGACTGAACATGCATAATCGCGCAGTGTTTATTGTTCTCAACCCATCGATTTATTGACTCCTCATGTGCAGGTGCTATTTGTCCCGGTGCCTTTTAGGACATGAAAAGCAGCAAATGATTTCCTGCTGATCGTTCTCTTCTCGAAGGCATCGCCGCAACCCCGTTAAACCCACCCTGGAAAGACGGCTGAGACCATGACCAATTCCGACAAGCAAAACCAACTGGCCAACGCGATCCGCTTTCTTTCGATCGATGCGGTCGAGAAAGCCAATTCCGGCCATCCCGGCCTGCCGATGGGCGCAGCCGACATAGCGACGACGCTTTATACCCGCTTTCTTTCGCACGACCCGCAGAACCCGCATTGGCCGGATCGCGACCGTTTCGTGCTGTCCGCCGGTCACGGCTCGATGCTGCTTTATTCGCTGCTCTATCTTTCGGGCTACGAAGACATCACCATCGATGAGATCAAGAATTTTCGCCAGCTTGGCGCCCGCACCGCAGGCCATCCGGAATACGGTCATGCCGCAGGCATTGAAACCACGACCGGGCCGCTTGGCCAGGGCATTGCCAATGCTGTGGGTATGGCGCTTTCCGAACGCATCCTCAATGCGCAGTTCGGCGACAGCCTCGTCGATCACTACACCTATGCAATTGTTGGTGACGGTTGCCTTATGGAAGGCATCAGCCAGGAAGCCATGGCACTCGCAGGCCATCTGCAATTGAGCAAGTTGATTGTCTTCTGGGATGACAACAACATCTCCATCGACGGCCCGGTTTCGCTTGCTGACAACACCGACCAGCCAGCGCGTTTCGCAGCTTCAGGCTGGAACACCATTTCTGTCGACGGTCATGATCAGGAAGCTATTGCCAAGGCCATCGAGCTTGCAAAGACCTCTGATCGCCCGACATTCATCGCCTGCAAAACGACCATCGGTTTTGGTTCGCCCAACAAGGCCGGCACCAACAAGGTGCACGGCTCGCCACTGGGTGCAGAAGAAATCGTCGCAACCCGCAAGGCGCTGGGGTGGAACTCGGAGCCCTTCGTCGTTCCCGCTGAAGTGCTGGACAGCTGGCGTGTGGCGGGCCTCAACGCCGCCAAGAAGCGTCAGGAATGGGAAAAGCGTTTCGCTGCAGCCGATGCTGAAACCCGCGCTGAATTCGAGCGGCGCATGCGTGGAGAGCTGCCTTCCAATTTCGATGCGACGATCATCGAGTATAAAAAGAAGCTCTCCGTCGACAAGCCGAAGGTCGCCACCCGCAAATCATCGGAAATGGCGCTGGAAGTCATCAATGGCGTTGTGCCGGAAACCATTGGCGGCTCTGCCGACCTGACCGGCTCCAACAACACCAAGACCAGCCAGACCAAGGCTGTTACCCCGGAAAATTACGGCGGCCGTTATATTCATTACGGCATCCGTGAACACGGCATGGCGGCAGCCATGAACGGCATGGCGCTGCATGGCGGCCTCATTCCATATTCGGGCACCTTCATGTGCTTCTCGGATTATTGCCGTCCAGCCATGCGCCTTTCCTCGCTGATGGGTATCCGCGTTGTCTATGTCATGACACATGATTCCATCGGTCTTGGTGAAGATGGACCGACCCACCAGCCGGTCGAACATATGGCTGTTCTGCGGGCCATCCCCAACCATAATGTCTTCCGCCCGGCGGACGCTGTGGAAGCGGCTGAATGCTGGCAGTTGGCGCTGCAATCACAGAAGACACCTTCGACACTGGCACTGACCCGCCAGAACCTCCCGGTCGTTCGCACCGAGCATCACGATGAAAATCTGAGCGCATACGGTGCCTATGAACTGGCAAAAGCCAGCAGCGACGCCAAGGTTTCGATCTTCGCAACCGGCTCGGAAGTTGAAATTGCGCTCAAGGCTCGTGATCTTCTTGAAGGCAATGGCATTGCGACCCGTGTTGTGTCGGTTCCCTGCTTTGAGCTTTTTGAGCAGCAGAGCGACGCTTACAAGCAGGCAACGCTGGGCGATGCTCCGGTCAAGGTCGCCATCGAAGCCGGTCTGGCGCTTGGCTGGGAACGCTTCATTGGTGAAAACGGCATATTCATCGGCATGAAGGGCTTTGGCGCATCCGGTGAGATCAGCGATCTCTACAAGCATTTCGGCATTACAGCGGAAGCGGCTGCCGAGGCTGCGCAAAAGAAGCTCAACGCCGCATAATAAATGAACGCCGGCGCCAAACACGCCGGCGTTCATCCTTCTAAGTCCGCTCTTCGATCAAGATCGGTTATCAAGCCCTGCATATGTAGAACCCATTCGGGAGAATTAGAGAAAATGGCAGTTCGCGTCGCAATCAATGGTTTTGGCCGCATTGGCCGCAATGTCCTTCGCGCAATCGTCGAATCGGGTCGCACCGATATTCAGGTCGTTGCCATCAACGATCTCGGTCCGGTTGAAACCAACGCCCATCTGCTGCGCTATGATAGCGTTCATGGCCGTTTTCCCAAGGAAGTCAAAGTCGCAGGCGACACCATCGATGTCGGTTATGGCCCGATCAAGGTGCACGCCGTGCGCAACCCGGCTGAACTGCCGTGGAAAGAAGAAGGCGTCGATATAGCACTTGAATGCACCGGCATTTTCGCAACCCGCGACAAGGCTGCCGCTCATCTTGAAGCTGGTGCCAAGCGCGTCATCGTTTCGGCCCCTGCCGATGGCGCTGACCTGACTGTCGTTTATGGCGTCAATCACGACAAGCTCAGCAAGGACCATCTGGTCATTTCCAACGCATCTTGCACCACCAACTGCCTTGCACCCGTGGCGCAGGTCCTCAACGATGCCATTGGCATCGAAAAGGGTTTCATGACCACGATCCACTCCTATACGGGTGACCAGCCAACGCTCGACACCATGCACAAGGACCTCTATCGTGCGCGTGCTGCAGCGCTTTCGATGATCCCGACCTCGACGGGTGCCGCCAAGGCAGTCGGTCTGGTGCTGCCCGAACTCAAGGGCAAACTCGACGGCGTCTCTATTCGCGTGCCGACCCCCAACGTATCGGTTGTGGACCTCACCT from Brucella sp. BE17 encodes:
- a CDS encoding biotin transporter BioY yields the protein MSSLAQPRTTFSPLQLESRSLAIRLTAVALGILLLAISSQITVPMIPVPITLQTLVVPLIGALYGWRLGTATVLAWLGEAMLGLPVLAGGMGGIHHFAGPTAGYLAAFPIIAALTGYLAERGWNGRNVALAFVSFLAANLLCLALGALWLSSSIGIEKAVAFGVVPFIIGAFIKSALGAAILKATTRTLKA
- a CDS encoding DUF1284 domain-containing protein, which codes for MTIRLRGHHLLCMLTYVGKGYSPAFVENYDTIADRLSKGEDILLIDGPDDICAPLICGGVCHCHNESVLGRDRLAIEDISQLVGQRLLPQQPFMLDAKRLASMRDAFADGSLRRACVDCEWHDLCTRIAITDNFNTVKVTRPPVST
- a CDS encoding TerC family protein; its protein translation is MEFFAEHLAFLSSPAGWAALITLVTMEIVLGIDNLIFISILTNKLPPHLQSKARRIGIGAALILRLALLFTISIIVQLTEPVIKIFGNGFSWRDIILIAGGLFLVWKATKEIHHTVDPHDSKENIGGKVVQLTMGTAIVQILILDLVFSVDSIITAVGMTDEIAIMVIAVVSAVTVMLLAADPLSRFIAANPTIVMLALGFLLMIGMTLIADGFGYHVPKGYIYAAMGFSALVEALNMLARRKRTDQ
- a CDS encoding TIGR00282 family metallophosphoesterase, producing MRLLFLGDMVGRSGRTAVYDKLPGLISDLKLDFVIVNGENAAGGFGITEDIFHDTIRAGADVVTTGNHVWDQREALDFSKREDRFLRPANFPKGTAGKGEGLYIAKNGARVLVSNVMGRVFMHPDLDDPFIAAEKILEACPLGEQADAVFFDFHAEATSEKQCFGHFVDGRASAVVGTHTHVPTADCQILRNGTAYMSDAGMCGDYDSSLGMDKEEPLNRFLSKVPKGRFEAASGKATICGVCIEISDRTGLAEKVAPLRIGPRLEETLPDFWA
- a CDS encoding 5-formyltetrahydrofolate cyclo-ligase; this translates as MVAEHNQDKQALRRQVLAQRDALDPRYHYEASLSAAKKAEAAIVIPAGTMVAGYWPIRSEIDPRPLLSFLRSNGARLCLPVVLDRDTIAFREYLPDAELVQTGFGTMGPDEHAPLVDPAIMLMPLAAFDRRGHRLGYGAGHYDRALAGFAARGLEPLLVGMGFDCQEVQHVPNEPHDIALHQILTETGLRIFDQD
- a CDS encoding SRPBCC family protein — protein: MSTSPPPQEPPRKPDPKERLFVAVPVAFAYGLLLYVLIWSDVAKDTMPFFAGLILLPMGVASLASSLADPRAEKRLWHHVRIGLAIIAGLVVISMVLFREAGICVAMAAPFLILFSALGSALTLWIIRQLRSRRSTTLVIALPLLVFPFEQQIAYTLHESAVTTVIDIAAPPEQVWKQTVEIRNVRAEELSWTFSHGVLGVPQPLDARIEGEGIGAVRELQWTRGVNFQEIVTRWEENKLLAWDFRFGPNSIPEAVEAHIKVDSRYLKLARGDYQLEPLPDGRTRLTLTTHYQIATPFDFYCDWWGKVFLNDFHGVVLRVIRDRSERMAASL
- a CDS encoding cell division protein ZapA, with protein sequence MATVTVTIDGKAYRMACDEGQEEHLSGLADRFDQYVTHLKSSFGEIGDLRLTVMAGIMVMDEFSETQKRVKALENEVETLRRSREEALARAESNDTTLAGVLGDVAMRLEQVASRITPRGNS
- a CDS encoding DUF4164 domain-containing protein, with product MAPEVTLIEVLDRLKKALNTLEESVELRLDKEGDFAEAEEEVQRMNADRSRLARELDQSEARAERLEAANKEVSRRLVTAMETIRAVLDR
- the tkt gene encoding transketolase, producing MTNSDKQNQLANAIRFLSIDAVEKANSGHPGLPMGAADIATTLYTRFLSHDPQNPHWPDRDRFVLSAGHGSMLLYSLLYLSGYEDITIDEIKNFRQLGARTAGHPEYGHAAGIETTTGPLGQGIANAVGMALSERILNAQFGDSLVDHYTYAIVGDGCLMEGISQEAMALAGHLQLSKLIVFWDDNNISIDGPVSLADNTDQPARFAASGWNTISVDGHDQEAIAKAIELAKTSDRPTFIACKTTIGFGSPNKAGTNKVHGSPLGAEEIVATRKALGWNSEPFVVPAEVLDSWRVAGLNAAKKRQEWEKRFAAADAETRAEFERRMRGELPSNFDATIIEYKKKLSVDKPKVATRKSSEMALEVINGVVPETIGGSADLTGSNNTKTSQTKAVTPENYGGRYIHYGIREHGMAAAMNGMALHGGLIPYSGTFMCFSDYCRPAMRLSSLMGIRVVYVMTHDSIGLGEDGPTHQPVEHMAVLRAIPNHNVFRPADAVEAAECWQLALQSQKTPSTLALTRQNLPVVRTEHHDENLSAYGAYELAKASSDAKVSIFATGSEVEIALKARDLLEGNGIATRVVSVPCFELFEQQSDAYKQATLGDAPVKVAIEAGLALGWERFIGENGIFIGMKGFGASGEISDLYKHFGITAEAAAEAAQKKLNAA
- the gap gene encoding type I glyceraldehyde-3-phosphate dehydrogenase, whose protein sequence is MAVRVAINGFGRIGRNVLRAIVESGRTDIQVVAINDLGPVETNAHLLRYDSVHGRFPKEVKVAGDTIDVGYGPIKVHAVRNPAELPWKEEGVDIALECTGIFATRDKAAAHLEAGAKRVIVSAPADGADLTVVYGVNHDKLSKDHLVISNASCTTNCLAPVAQVLNDAIGIEKGFMTTIHSYTGDQPTLDTMHKDLYRARAAALSMIPTSTGAAKAVGLVLPELKGKLDGVSIRVPTPNVSVVDLTFIAKRETTVEEVNNAIREAANGRLKGVLGYTDEKLVSHDFNHDSHSSVFHTDQTKVMEGTMVRILSWYDNEWGFSSRMSDTAVAFGKLI